In one window of Lytechinus pictus isolate F3 Inbred chromosome 19, Lp3.0, whole genome shotgun sequence DNA:
- the LOC129282605 gene encoding uncharacterized protein LOC129282605: MDAVNKRRVTMEITENGYLIPNANVDQSRRHSMMANLDSPAIDPDGDHHYEPLENLKSRRKKGRTWRIFGEAKRRSRSLGPSVGQLIRRSVASSELDLENQRTSKSKTTRHKLKLTDIVIVGAEGGQEESHVFSYKSQNMSASLSSPEGNFSASEFLYDGTNGGLASPLNRIPSIGSLAAATTLPQDTEGQPALPPRRYSEGRALTFQQSLDDCALPARTLSESSPSAAVMEDELQLLRHRVEVLERRLAGELDSEDFKVLLDDRGESSTDDRSEHYATRLQFSPDIGQTFSRRGSSRYANRTKRLSLPNQAVTETPSASPLQEISHRIAEESKDAVRPGVLQRLDSSQSDDVFVNDSASVPQPSRASQSMNDPLSADNLKDLTEVQDLSRVTNIGSYKIERNSGTLVLNKVEDLGVPVVSDHPADSPSTPSSLTDTTVSLTSHDESAMDVVCEDSVDTISIPCAKVFVGDTRKGTVYQEGGTSNQVTHLFLSIYNFCFLKKNKKYGYLSHFS, from the coding sequence ATGGATGCTGTTAATAAGAGGCGTGTCACCATGGAGATCACCGAGAATGGCTACCTCATACCCAATGCAAATGTGGATCAATCCAGGCGGCACAGCATGATGGCTAATTTGGACAGCCCTGCCATAGATCCTGACGGTGACCATCATTACGAACCTCTGGAAAATCTTAAGTCAAGGCGAAAAAAGGGGCGCACTTGGCGGATTTTCGGAGAGGCGAAGCGTAGATCGCGATCCCTCGGTCCTTCCGTTGGGCAACTGATCCGTCGATCGGTTGCATCAAGTGAGCTGGATTTAGAGAACCAGCGGACCTCCAAGTCTAAGACCACTAGGCACAAACTGAAGTTGACTGACATTGTGATTGTAGGTGCTGAAGGAGGACAAGAGGAATCTCATGTCTTCAGCTACAAGAGTCAAAATATGTCAGCTTCTTTGTCATCTCCTGAAGGAAATTTCTCAGCCAGTGAGTTCTTGTATGATGGTACGAATGGAGGATTAGCTTCTCCTTTGAATAGGATACCAAGTATTGGATCTCTTGCTGCTGCTACCACTCTGCCTCAGGACACAGAAGGCCAACCTGCTCTTCCTCCAAGGCGCTACAGTGAAGGAAGGGCACTGACCTTTCAGCAATCACTTGATGATTGTGCTTTGCCAGCACGGACCCTCAGCGAGTCGTCGCCCAGTGCAGCTGTGATGGAGGATGAGCTGCAGCTCTTGAGGCACAGGGTCGAAGTCCTGGAGAGGAGGTTGGCAGGAGAATTGGACTCTGAAGATTTCAAGGTATTACTCGACGATAGAGGAGAATCTTCTACTGATGATCGATCAGAACACTATGCAACTCGTCTTCAGTTCTCACCAGACATTGGACAAACATTTAGTCGGAGAGGGAGTTCTCGGTATGCTAATCGGACCAAGAGACTATCGCTTCCTAACCAAGCAGTTACTGAGACACCCTCAGCATCCCCTTTGCAGGAGATTTCTCATAGAATCGCTGAGGAAAGCAAGGATGCTGTGAGACCGGGCGTCCTCCAGAGACTTGATTCCTCCCAAAGCGATGATGTGTTTGTAAATGATAGTGCTTCCGTGCCCCAACCTTCTAGAGCATCTCAAAGCATGAATGACCCCCTTAGTGCTGACAATCTCAAAGACCTTACAGAGGTCCAGGATCTGTCAAGGGTCACGAATATTGGGTCCTACAAGATCGAAAGGAACTCTGGGACCCTTGTACTGAACAAAGTTGAAGATCTTGGTGTTCCCGTTGTATCGGACCATCCTGCCGACAGTCCATCTACTCCATCCAGTTTGACAGACACCACCGTATCCCTCACTTCCCATGATGAGTCTGCAATGGATGTTGTCTGTGAAGACAGTGTTGATACCATAAGCATTCCTTGTGCCAAAGTTTTTGTTGGTGATACAAGAAAGGGAACTGTTTACCAGGAAGGAGGTACCAGTAATCAGGTaactcatttatttctttcaatttacaatttttgtttcttaaaaaaaaacaaaaaatatggatATTTGTCTCATTTTTCCTGA